Proteins encoded by one window of Apus apus isolate bApuApu2 chromosome 17, bApuApu2.pri.cur, whole genome shotgun sequence:
- the KCNJ16 gene encoding inward rectifier potassium channel 16, which yields MRTMTDQSGCYRPVNIQGNKFSYKGTGQESPEMGMKRLQKRFLHKDGSCNVYFKHIFGEWESYVVDIFTTLVDIKWRHMFVIFSLSYVLSWLFFGLVFWLIAIQHGDLFDDEDITPCVANVHSFTGAFLFSLETQTTIGYGYRCVTEECSVAILMVILQSVLSCIIDTFIIGAALAKMATARKRAQTIRFSYYAVVGLRDDKFCLMWRIGDFRPNHMVEGSVRAQLLRYREDKEGRMTMEYKDLKLLNDQIILVTPVTVVHEIDSESPLYGLDRKALAKDNFEILVTFVYTGDSTGTSHQSRSSYVPREILWGHRFNDILHVKKKYYKVDCLQFEETTEVYAPHCSAMQLDRKEQEWNRAEKTRDKEAEKSALEIKSFSTNQKSFSAVALITSCEDPEEPMPAVNQPSGEVSYRKAALTLSRLSIESQI from the coding sequence ATGAGAACGATGACTGACCAGAGTGGTTGCTATAGGCCTGTAAACATACAGGGAAATAAGTTCAGTTACAAAGGCACTGGTCAAGAAAGCCCTGAAATGGGGATGAAAAGATTGCAGAAGAGATTTCTCCACAAAGATGGCAGCTGCAATGTGTACTTCAAGCACATCTTTGGGGAATGGGAGAGCTACGTAGTGGACATATTTACCACACTGGTGGACATCAAGTGGCGCCACATGTTTGTGATATTCTCCTTGTCCTATGTTCTTTCATGGTTGTTCTTTGGACTTGTCTTCTGGCTGATAGCTATCCAACATGGAGATTTATTCGATGATGAAGATATAACCCCCTGTGTTGCCAATGTCCACAGCTTCACAGGAGCATTCCTGTTCTCCCTTGAAACCCAGACGACCATCGGTTACGGTTACCGCTGTGTTACAGAAGAGTGCTCTGTGGCAATCCTCATGGTTATCCTGCAGTCAGTCTTAAGCTGCATAATTGACACCTTCATCATTGGAGCAGCCTTGGCTAAAATGGCCACAGCTCGAAAAAGAGCTCAAACCATTCGGTTCAGCTACTATGCTGTGGTGGGCTTGAGGGACGACAAATTCTGCCTCATGTGGCGCATCGGGGATTTCCGGCCCAACCACATGGTGGAGGGCTCTGTGCGCGCCCAGCTGCTGCGCTACAGGGAAGACAAGGAGGGGAGAATGACAATGGAATACAAGGACCTGAAGTTGCTAAATGACCAGATCATACTTGTTACACCTGTGACAGTTGTACATGAAATTGATAGTGAGAGCCCCTTGTATGGCCTAGACCGGAAAGCTCTGGCCAAGGACAACTTTGAAATCTTGGTCACTTTTGTCTACACAGGTGATTCAACAGGAACTTCACATCAGTCAAGAAGCTCGTATGTCCCCAGGGAGATTCTTTGGGGCCATAGGTTTAATGACATCCTACAcgtaaagaaaaaatactataaGGTGGATTGCTTGCAGTTTGAAGAAACCACAGAGGTTTATGCTCCTCACTGCAGTGCCATGCAGCTGGATCGGAAGGAGCAGGAGTGGAACCGAGCCGAGAAGACCCGGGataaagaagcagagaagtcAGCACTGGAGATCAAGTCATTCAGCACTAACCAAAAGTCATTTAGTGCAGTGGCCCTTATCACCAGTTGTGAAGATCCAGAAGAGCCCAtgccagctgtcaatcagccTTCTGGAGAAGTTTCTTATCGGAAAGCAGCTTTGACCTTAAGCAGGCTATCAATAGAGTCCCAAATCTAG
- the KCNJ2 gene encoding inward rectifier potassium channel 2: protein MGSVRTNRYSIVSSEEDGMKLATMAVANGFGNGKSKVHTRQQCRSRFVKKDGHCNVQFINVGEKGQRYLADIFTTCVDIRWRWMLVIFCLTFILSWLFFGCVFWLIALLHGDLENQENNKPVCVSQVSSFTAAFLFSIETQTTIGYGFRCVTDECPIAVFMVVFQSIVGCIIDAFIIGAVMAKMAKPKKRNETLVFSHNAVVAMRDGKLCLMWRVGNLRKSHLVEAHVRAQLLKSRITSEGEYIPLDQIDINVGFDSGIDRIFLVSPITIVHEIDEDSPLYDLSKQDMDNADFEIVVILEGMVEATAMTTQCRSSYLANEILWGHRYEPVLFEEKNYYKVDYSRFHKTYEVPNTPICSARDLAEKKYILSNANSFCYENEVALSKEEDEIDTGVPESMSTDTHPDMDHHNQAGVPLEPRPLRRESEI from the coding sequence ATGGGCAGTGTGCGAACCAACCGCTACAGCATCGTGTCTTCAGAGGAGGACGGCATGAAGCTGGCGACCATGGCCGTTGCCAACGGCTTTGGGAATGGGAAGAGCAAGGTACACaccaggcagcagtgcaggagccGCTTTGTCAAAAAAGATGGCCACTGCAACGTCCAGTTCATTAACGTGGGGGAGAAGGGACAGCGATACCTGGCAGACATCTTCACCACTTGCGTGGACATCCGCTGGAGGTGGATGCTAGTTATATTCTGCCTGACTTTCATCctctcctggcttttttttggcTGTGTGTTTTGGTTGATTGCGCTGTTGCATGGGGATCTGGAGAACCAAGAAAATAACAAACCTGTTTGTGTCTCTCAAGTGAGCAGCTTCACTGCAGCCTTTCTGTTCTCCATCGAGACCCAGACCACGATTGGCTATGGCTTCAGGTGTGTCACAGACGAGTGCCCCATCGCAGTTTTCATGGTGGTTTTCCAGTCTATAGTAGGCTGCATCATTGATGCCTTCATCATTGGTGCTGTCATGGCAAAGATGGCGAAGCCAAAAAAGAGAAACGAAACTCTAGTCTTCAGCCACAATGCCGTGGTGGCCATGAGAGATGGAAAACTGTGCCTGATGTGGCGTGTTGGAAACCTGAGGAAAAGCCACTTGGTGGAGGCACATGTGCGAGCACAGCTCCTCAAATCCCGGATCACCTCGGAAGGGGAGTACATCCCTTTGGATCAAATAGACATCAATGTAGGGTTTGACAGCGGGATAGACCGCATATTCCTGGTCTCCCCAATTACAATAGTACATGAAATAGATGAAGACAGTCCTTTGTATGACTTGAGCAAACAAGACATGGACAATGCTGACTTTGAAATTGTGGTAATATTAGAGGGCATGGTGGAAGCTACTGCCATGACCACCCAGTGCCGTAGCTCATATCTGGCCAATGAAATCCTCTGGGGCCACCGCTACGAGCCTGTACtctttgaagagaaaaactACTACAAAGTGGACTATTCAAGGTTCCACAAAACATATGAAGTGCCCAACACACCCATCTGTAGTGCCAGAGACTtagcagaaaagaaatacatccTCTCAAACGCAAACTCCTTTTGCTACGAGAACGAAGTGGCCCTCAGCAAAGAGGAGGACGAGATTGACACTGGGGTGCCTGAGAGCATGAGCACAGACACCCACCCCGACATGGACCACCACAACCAAGCAGGGGTGCCTCTAGAGCCACGGCCGCTACGGCGGGAGTCGGAAATATGA